A single genomic interval of Thermoplasmata archaeon harbors:
- a CDS encoding peroxiredoxin — protein sequence MEGKMPLLGENLPPMEVKTTQGMMKLPDAFKGKWFILFSHPADYTPVCTTEFVAFQKRYEDFRKLNCELIGLSIDQIFSHLKWLEWIQEKLGVEITFPLIADDVGRVANMLGLIHPAKGMSTVRAVFIIDPNGIIRAILYYPQELGRNMDEILRMVKGLQTVDANKVAIPANWPNNELIGDKVIVPPASTIADKKKREESKAKGEIECFDWWLCYKKL from the coding sequence ATGGAAGGAAAAATGCCTTTGCTCGGTGAGAATTTGCCTCCAATGGAGGTGAAAACCACACAGGGAATGATGAAACTACCAGATGCTTTCAAGGGCAAATGGTTCATACTGTTTAGCCACCCTGCTGACTACACGCCAGTTTGTACAACAGAGTTTGTGGCTTTCCAGAAGAGATACGAGGATTTCAGAAAACTAAATTGTGAGCTTATTGGCTTGAGCATAGACCAGATTTTCTCTCATCTCAAGTGGCTTGAGTGGATACAGGAAAAACTTGGTGTTGAGATAACCTTCCCGCTTATTGCCGACGATGTGGGCAGGGTCGCAAACATGCTTGGCCTAATCCATCCAGCTAAAGGGATGAGCACAGTTAGGGCCGTGTTTATTATTGACCCGAATGGAATAATCAGAGCAATTCTTTACTATCCACAAGAACTTGGCAGAAATATGGATGAAATTCTGAGAATGGTAAAGGGGTTGCAAACTGTGGACGCAAATAAGGTGGCAATTCCCGCAAACTGGCCAAACAATGAGTTGATTGGGGACAAGGTGATTGTCCCTCCAGCAAGCACGATTGCAGACAAGAAGAAAAGAGAGGAAAGCAAGGCAAAAGGTGAAATAGAGTGTTTTGATTGGTGGTTATGCTACAAAAAATTGTGA
- a CDS encoding rubredoxin → MVDNTKYVCQVCGYIYDPEKGDPDAGIPPGTAFEDLPDTWVCPVCGASKSSFERM, encoded by the coding sequence ATGGTGGATAATACAAAATATGTATGTCAGGTGTGTGGATATATCTATGACCCTGAAAAGGGTGATCCGGATGCGGGAATTCCCCCAGGCACAGCATTTGAGGATTTGCCTGATACCTGGGTGTGTCCAGTTTGTGGAGCTAGCAAATCATCCTTTGAGAGGATGTGA
- the gvpD gene encoding gas vesicle protein GvpD P-loop domain-containing protein, with product MAKQISIPEEIVEFFQKPGGRSLMVKGGAGTGKTTFALQMLEELAEPDKSFYLSTRVSDDALYTQFPWLKEKEMRGRIIDSSRILLEALYKPSEEEEVKVPPEEEQRLETAKEFLKAISQERGPPTKVDRTRLTVLLEQNRMPEIERIYARIEHVLPDKATLVIDSVEGITHKYGIEMEEFVMTIQKDLVENSNTNVVFVLEKPEAGGLEYLVDGLITLSRGEIDRKRVRHVTLEKLRATEIKQPYYLLTLRNGRFTSFTPYYPPPSQKEWNIQYDKENYYSTGIPDMDRLLSGGFRKGSYNVFEIADNVGSEEYNAVLIPVMLNFLKQERGIIAVLPGGEHPESFKKEITRYVSEELFNKYVRIADYFSATSPYPYVMPLAKTREEMIRTWRENEMAIRGKENKPIIEYTGFDALEYIQGDAPAIKSLFSGVARIKVSKDIGIGLLKPGLKVTQEIINMADTYFKILDIDRTPCIYGIKPRTIIYAIVADELLGTPNIKFVPIV from the coding sequence ATGGCAAAACAGATATCAATCCCTGAAGAAATCGTAGAATTCTTTCAGAAGCCTGGCGGTAGGTCTTTGATGGTAAAGGGTGGTGCAGGTACTGGTAAGACCACATTTGCACTTCAGATGCTTGAAGAACTTGCAGAACCAGATAAGTCGTTTTACCTCTCTACAAGGGTATCTGATGATGCGTTGTATACCCAATTTCCATGGCTTAAAGAAAAAGAAATGCGTGGGAGGATAATTGATTCATCTAGAATTTTGCTTGAAGCTCTATACAAACCCTCTGAAGAAGAGGAGGTAAAAGTGCCACCAGAGGAGGAACAACGGCTTGAGACAGCAAAGGAGTTTCTTAAAGCAATTTCCCAGGAAAGAGGCCCTCCAACAAAAGTAGATAGGACGAGGTTAACTGTACTCCTAGAGCAGAATAGAATGCCAGAAATTGAAAGAATTTATGCGAGAATAGAGCATGTGCTACCAGACAAAGCCACGCTCGTTATAGATAGCGTTGAAGGCATCACTCACAAATACGGGATTGAAATGGAAGAGTTTGTTATGACAATCCAGAAGGACCTTGTAGAGAACTCCAATACCAATGTGGTATTTGTTCTAGAAAAGCCAGAGGCAGGTGGACTTGAATATCTAGTTGATGGTCTGATTACTTTGAGCAGAGGAGAGATTGACAGGAAACGTGTGAGACATGTAACACTGGAAAAGTTGAGAGCTACTGAAATTAAGCAGCCGTACTATCTACTTACACTAAGAAATGGAAGGTTCACAAGCTTTACACCATATTATCCACCACCCTCTCAAAAAGAGTGGAACATCCAGTACGACAAAGAGAACTACTACAGCACTGGAATTCCTGATATGGATAGATTGCTGAGTGGTGGGTTTAGAAAGGGTTCCTACAATGTGTTCGAAATTGCAGACAATGTAGGGAGTGAGGAATACAATGCTGTACTCATTCCAGTAATGTTAAACTTCCTTAAGCAGGAAAGAGGCATCATTGCAGTGCTGCCTGGTGGTGAGCATCCTGAGAGTTTCAAGAAAGAGATAACAAGGTATGTTTCTGAGGAACTCTTCAACAAATATGTGAGAATCGCTGACTACTTCTCTGCAACCAGTCCTTATCCATATGTAATGCCACTTGCGAAGACTAGAGAGGAAATGATACGGACTTGGCGGGAAAATGAGATGGCAATCAGAGGTAAGGAAAACAAACCAATAATAGAATACACTGGCTTCGATGCCCTAGAATACATCCAGGGAGATGCACCAGCCATCAAAAGCTTGTTCAGTGGAGTTGCTAGAATAAAGGTCTCAAAGGATATTGGGATTGGTTTACTCAAGCCAGGTTTGAAGGTTACTCAGGAAATCATAAACATGGCTGACACATATTTCAAGATCCTAGATATAGACAGGACACCCTGCATTTATGGAATCAAACCAAGAACAATAATATATGCAATTGTGGCGGATGAATTGCTCGGGACACCAAACATAAAGTTTGTGCCAATCGTATAA
- a CDS encoding FprA family A-type flavoprotein yields MPRKLVDGVYEVGVIDWDRKLFDELIPLPHGTSYNAYLITGSEKTALIDTVDTGRATELLEHIHSLAVNSIDYVIANHGEQDHSGSIPEVLEAFPMAKVVTNQKCKELLKALLHVPDEKFIVVADGEKLSLGNKTLTFILAPWVHWPETMLTYLEEDKILFPCDLFGSHLATSKLFVESRCGIEEHAKRYYAEIMMPFRNNIVSHLEKLKKFDIKMIAPSHGPMHAKPEVILELYREWVSEKPANKVLVLYVSMHGSTKKAINYFVEKLVSTGMQVKQIDLAHADIGEIAIELVDSATVILGTPTVLAGAHPAAVYATYLLNALRPKTKFVGLIVSYGWGGRAIEQIKGMLTNIKPVLLEPVYIHGLPAEADYRAIDKLAEEVKHRHETEL; encoded by the coding sequence ATGCCAAGAAAACTTGTTGATGGTGTCTACGAGGTTGGAGTTATTGACTGGGACAGGAAACTCTTCGATGAACTCATTCCGCTTCCTCATGGCACGAGTTATAACGCTTACCTGATTACTGGCTCAGAGAAAACTGCGTTGATAGATACTGTGGACACTGGTAGAGCAACAGAATTGCTTGAACATATTCACTCGCTTGCGGTAAACTCAATCGATTATGTGATTGCTAATCATGGAGAGCAGGACCATTCTGGCAGCATACCAGAGGTGCTTGAGGCATTTCCAATGGCAAAGGTTGTGACAAACCAGAAATGTAAGGAGTTGCTGAAGGCACTACTTCATGTTCCTGATGAAAAATTCATTGTTGTTGCTGATGGCGAGAAACTCTCGCTCGGAAACAAAACGCTCACATTCATCCTCGCCCCATGGGTTCACTGGCCTGAAACAATGCTCACCTATCTTGAAGAAGATAAGATTCTTTTTCCCTGCGACTTATTCGGCTCCCATTTAGCAACCAGCAAGTTGTTTGTGGAAAGCAGATGCGGTATTGAGGAACATGCTAAACGCTACTATGCAGAAATCATGATGCCGTTCAGAAACAACATTGTCTCGCATCTGGAAAAATTGAAAAAGTTTGATATAAAGATGATCGCACCAAGCCATGGACCGATGCACGCTAAACCAGAGGTTATTCTGGAGCTTTACAGAGAATGGGTTTCTGAAAAACCAGCAAATAAAGTACTTGTCCTATATGTTTCTATGCACGGAAGCACAAAAAAAGCGATTAACTACTTCGTTGAAAAACTTGTTTCAACTGGAATGCAGGTGAAACAGATTGATTTGGCTCATGCAGACATTGGTGAAATTGCAATAGAGCTCGTAGATTCTGCAACTGTAATTCTTGGAACTCCGACAGTGCTCGCAGGTGCCCATCCTGCTGCCGTTTATGCAACCTACTTACTCAATGCTCTACGCCCAAAGACAAAGTTCGTTGGTTTAATTGTTTCTTATGGCTGGGGTGGGAGAGCGATAGAGCAGATAAAGGGCATGCTTACAAATATAAAACCAGTTTTGCTTGAGCCAGTTTACATTCACGGGTTGCCTGCAGAAGCGGACTATCGTGCGATTGATAAGCTTGCAGAGGAGGTAAAGCATCGTCATGAAACTGAACTTTAG
- a CDS encoding MFS transporter — translation MEISQCTFSKKDRNCTLFISTAGWIFDAYDIVLFSILSIYILPALNVTSQTYSIIFGVQLATTAVGGVLFGILADKIGKREALTIDFVVYSLSTILIFFSYDWLSLLFARFVSGLAIGGEWGISSSLLNDVLGKQHRGLGFGILQSGWSVGVGAAALSARFVAETIGWRYSFLIGVLALLLASYVYFNVPHISPKLHSFRKALKGVALKPLAVALCVSVLGMYAFYLVWTWLPRELVNSGILTSEQMFIFIGLSAITNGLGHILFGHLSDKFGRRKIFVLYTAIFVVALLLILFIVRKPLLVLGSLLSLQFACGFFAGFGPAFTEIFREDLRTTGTSFIYNTGRGISGLLIMINLLGAISAIFNLSILAATAVASISVILAAILYQRL, via the coding sequence ATGGAAATCAGCCAGTGCACTTTCTCAAAAAAAGACAGGAACTGCACTCTCTTCATTTCCACTGCTGGCTGGATTTTTGACGCTTACGACATCGTGCTCTTCTCAATTCTCAGCATCTACATCCTGCCAGCTCTCAATGTCACATCTCAAACATACTCAATTATTTTCGGTGTCCAGCTTGCAACTACTGCAGTTGGAGGTGTGCTCTTCGGCATCCTGGCTGACAAGATTGGGAAGCGAGAAGCCCTTACAATTGATTTTGTGGTCTACTCCCTCTCAACCATCCTGATATTTTTCTCCTATGACTGGCTATCTCTCTTGTTCGCAAGATTTGTCTCTGGTTTGGCTATCGGTGGGGAATGGGGTATAAGTTCTTCATTGCTCAATGATGTCTTGGGGAAACAGCACAGGGGACTTGGATTTGGCATCCTTCAATCAGGCTGGAGTGTCGGTGTTGGTGCAGCAGCCCTTTCAGCAAGGTTCGTGGCTGAAACAATTGGCTGGAGGTATTCCTTCCTCATAGGTGTACTTGCTCTTCTCCTTGCCAGCTATGTTTACTTCAATGTGCCCCATATCTCTCCAAAACTTCACAGCTTCAGGAAAGCACTGAAAGGTGTGGCTCTAAAACCGCTGGCTGTTGCGCTGTGCGTTTCAGTTCTCGGCATGTATGCATTCTATCTGGTATGGACCTGGCTACCCAGGGAACTGGTGAATTCAGGCATTCTCACCAGTGAGCAGATGTTCATCTTCATTGGACTTTCTGCCATAACCAATGGTTTAGGCCACATTCTTTTCGGACATCTATCTGATAAGTTTGGAAGAAGGAAAATTTTTGTATTATATACAGCTATTTTTGTGGTCGCTCTTCTATTAATCCTTTTCATCGTGCGAAAACCGTTGCTTGTGCTTGGTTCCCTGCTTTCTCTTCAGTTTGCATGTGGCTTTTTTGCTGGTTTTGGTCCCGCCTTTACAGAAATTTTCAGAGAAGACCTGAGAACAACAGGTACTTCTTTTATTTACAACACGGGCAGAGGTATCTCTGGCCTTCTGATAATGATAAATCTCCTTGGCGCCATCTCAGCAATCTTCAATCTCAGTATCCTCGCAGCCACCGCTGTTGCCTCGATCTCCGTAATTCTTGCAGCAATCCTGTATCAGCGGCTCTAA
- a CDS encoding desulfoferrodoxin, whose amino-acid sequence MTELGQIYKCQICGNIVAVVHAGAGKLVCCGQPMTLMEPKREEQGKEKHLPVVTKTATGIHVAVGSVAHPMEEKHYIEWIEAITEKGTYIRHLKPGDKPEADFEISEKVLAVREYCNIHGLWETRL is encoded by the coding sequence ATGACAGAATTGGGACAAATATATAAATGCCAGATATGTGGGAATATAGTGGCTGTGGTCCACGCAGGGGCTGGAAAACTTGTATGCTGCGGCCAGCCAATGACCTTGATGGAGCCAAAGAGAGAAGAGCAGGGAAAGGAAAAACATTTGCCAGTGGTGACGAAGACAGCGACGGGAATCCATGTGGCAGTGGGTTCTGTTGCCCATCCAATGGAGGAGAAACACTACATTGAGTGGATTGAGGCAATAACTGAGAAAGGCACTTACATAAGACATCTAAAGCCAGGGGATAAGCCAGAGGCCGACTTTGAGATTTCTGAGAAAGTACTTGCAGTGAGGGAGTACTGCAACATCCATGGACTCTGGGAAACAAGATTGTGA
- a CDS encoding rubrerythrin family protein gives MKSLKGTKTEKNLLAAFAGESQARNRYTYFASQAKKEGYEQISAIFLETADNEKEHAKRLFKFLEGGEVEICGAFPAGKIGTTAENLKAAAAGENYEHTRMYPEFAKIAEEEGFSEIAAVFRAIANAEKQHEKRYLGLLKNIEEGKVFKKDKPVKWKCRNCGYIHEGTEAPEICPACAHPRAYYELLEENW, from the coding sequence ATGAAGAGTTTGAAAGGCACAAAAACGGAAAAAAACTTGCTAGCTGCGTTTGCTGGCGAATCTCAAGCCAGAAACCGTTATACCTACTTTGCCTCTCAAGCGAAGAAAGAGGGCTACGAGCAAATATCAGCAATCTTTCTGGAGACGGCTGACAACGAAAAGGAGCATGCAAAGCGATTGTTTAAGTTTCTGGAAGGTGGCGAGGTCGAAATCTGCGGTGCTTTTCCAGCTGGGAAAATCGGCACAACTGCGGAGAACCTGAAAGCGGCGGCTGCTGGGGAAAACTATGAACACACGCGCATGTACCCGGAGTTTGCAAAAATTGCTGAAGAAGAAGGATTTTCAGAGATTGCAGCAGTGTTCAGGGCAATTGCAAATGCAGAGAAGCAGCATGAGAAAAGGTATCTGGGCTTGCTAAAGAACATAGAGGAGGGCAAGGTTTTCAAAAAGGACAAGCCAGTTAAATGGAAATGCAGAAACTGTGGCTATATCCATGAGGGCACTGAAGCACCTGAGATTTGCCCCGCATGTGCACATCCAAGAGCATACTACGAACTTTTGGAGGAGAACTGGTAA